A window of Streptomyces armeniacus contains these coding sequences:
- a CDS encoding M23 family metallopeptidase, whose amino-acid sequence MASNRHAPEVSYSPYHHEVDDRGHRYGNGYGTYETQAFSPVGLAEYADPHAGPGAGEPGDAQAFAEAHAFTPAEPHETYETQAFAPVEAYGPEPEADGWDEWNPTEESIRPVRGKHRVAKQRGGMARSGAVLGVGVIAAVGAGGMATAKDKPSAPVSMPDLASMAGAVTDEIPAAKNLPGIGSLVDDDAGSDPAAHAPLSQAALNGSGTDSESGQTDPGEALRERILAQAAQQQSEADRTAREDAAAAAAKQAAEEAAKKADAEAKKKAEAKRKAAEEAKKKAEAERLAKLARSYTLPTSNFQLTSGYGQAGGMWENDHTGQDFAAPTGTPVNAVHTGTVKEAGWAGSYGYRIVLELNDGTEVWYCHLSSMQVSAGEEVNTKDVIGNVGSTGNSTGPHLHLEVRPGGGDAIDPLSWLRGKGLSV is encoded by the coding sequence GTGGCGTCCAACAGGCATGCCCCCGAGGTCTCGTACAGTCCGTACCACCACGAGGTAGACGACCGCGGCCACCGCTACGGCAACGGCTACGGAACGTACGAAACCCAGGCCTTCTCCCCCGTCGGACTCGCCGAGTACGCGGATCCGCACGCGGGACCAGGCGCCGGAGAGCCGGGCGACGCCCAGGCGTTCGCGGAGGCCCACGCGTTCACGCCGGCCGAGCCGCACGAGACGTACGAGACGCAGGCGTTCGCGCCGGTCGAGGCGTACGGCCCGGAGCCCGAGGCGGACGGCTGGGACGAGTGGAACCCGACCGAGGAGTCGATCCGGCCCGTACGCGGCAAGCACCGCGTCGCCAAGCAGCGCGGCGGGATGGCCCGCAGCGGAGCGGTGCTCGGCGTCGGCGTGATAGCCGCGGTCGGCGCGGGCGGCATGGCGACGGCGAAGGACAAGCCGTCGGCCCCGGTCTCGATGCCCGACCTGGCCTCGATGGCGGGCGCCGTCACGGACGAGATCCCCGCGGCCAAGAACCTGCCGGGCATCGGCAGCCTCGTCGACGACGACGCGGGCAGTGACCCCGCGGCGCACGCGCCCCTCAGCCAGGCCGCGCTCAACGGCTCCGGCACCGACTCCGAGTCCGGCCAGACCGACCCGGGCGAGGCGCTGCGCGAGCGCATCCTCGCCCAGGCCGCGCAGCAGCAGTCCGAGGCGGACCGTACGGCCCGCGAGGACGCGGCAGCGGCGGCGGCCAAGCAGGCGGCGGAGGAAGCGGCGAAGAAGGCCGACGCGGAGGCCAAGAAGAAGGCCGAGGCCAAGCGCAAGGCCGCCGAGGAGGCCAAGAAGAAGGCCGAGGCCGAACGGCTCGCCAAGCTCGCCCGCAGCTACACCCTGCCGACCTCCAACTTCCAGCTCACCTCCGGCTACGGCCAGGCGGGCGGCATGTGGGAGAACGACCACACCGGCCAGGACTTCGCCGCCCCGACCGGCACGCCGGTCAACGCCGTGCACACCGGCACCGTCAAGGAGGCCGGCTGGGCCGGCTCGTACGGCTACCGCATCGTGCTCGAGCTCAACGACGGCACGGAGGTGTGGTACTGCCACCTGTCCTCCATGCAGGTGTCCGCAGGCGAAGAGGTCAACACGAAGGACGTCATCGGCAACGTCGGCTCGACCGGCAACTCCACCGGCCCGCACCTGCACTTGGAGGTACGGCCCGGCGGCGGCGACGCGATCGACCCGCTGAGCTGGCTGCGCGGCAAGGGCCTCAGCGTCTGA
- a CDS encoding PPOX class F420-dependent oxidoreductase, with amino-acid sequence MADAESRDEALLALLTEYDRGVLATLKRDGRPQLSNVNHTYDPRTRLIRVSVTADRAKTRNLARDPRAGYHVTSDDGWAWTVAEGDGELSAVAADPHDEAVEELIDVFRAIRGEHPDWDEYRAAMVADRRQVVRIRVTRAYGQPRRR; translated from the coding sequence GTGGCCGACGCGGAGTCAAGGGACGAAGCGCTGCTGGCGCTGCTCACCGAGTACGACCGTGGCGTGCTGGCCACGCTCAAACGGGACGGGCGCCCCCAGCTGTCCAACGTCAACCACACCTACGACCCCCGCACCCGCCTCATCCGCGTCTCCGTCACGGCGGACCGGGCCAAGACCCGCAACCTCGCGCGCGATCCCCGCGCCGGCTACCACGTCACCAGCGACGACGGCTGGGCCTGGACGGTGGCGGAGGGCGACGGCGAGCTGTCCGCGGTCGCGGCCGATCCCCATGACGAGGCCGTGGAGGAGCTGATCGACGTCTTCCGCGCGATCCGGGGCGAGCATCCCGACTGGGACGAGTACCGCGCGGCCATGGTCGCCGACCGGCGGCAGGTCGTACGGATCAGGGTGACGCGGGCGTACGGGCAGCCGCGGCGGCGCTGA